The Bradyrhizobium guangxiense genomic sequence AAGCCCAAGAAACCGGCCGCGAAGAAGGCGGCCAAATCGAAAACTGAATCCACCAGCAAGGCGCGCGCCGCCGTGTCGTCGACCGCAAAAACGTCGCCGACCAAGGCCGCCGCCACCAAGGCACCGGCCAAGAAGAGTGCCGGCAAGACTTGAGATCAAGAATTAGAGGTTAAGTGAAACCAAAGAAAGACCGTGGCTTTCCCGAGCGGAGCGCCATCGTCGCCTTCATCAAGGCAAATCCAGGAAAGGTCGGAACCCGCGAAATTGCGCGCGAGTTCGGCCTGAAGAACGCCGATCGCGTCGAGCTCAAGCGCATGCTGCGCGAGCTCGCCGACGACGGGGTCATCAAGAAGAAGCGCCACAAGGTCTCCGAGCCGGACGTGCTCCCGCCGACCCTGCTCGCCGACATCACGGGACGCGACACCGATGGCGAATTGATCGCCTCCCCCGCCGAATGGGACGAGGTCGAGAGCGGCGAGCCGCCAAAAATCCTCATCGAGATGCCGCGCCGGCCCAGGCCCGGCACCGCCGCCGGCGTCGGCGACCGCGCTCTGCTGCGCGTCGAGCGCTCGGACGACGATGAAGGCCCCGCCTATCGCGGCCGCATCATCAAAGTCATCGACAAAGCGAAGAGCCGCATCCTCGGCGTGTTTCGCAGCCTTCCTGAAGGCGGCGGACGGCTCATCCCGGTCGACAAGAAGTTCGCCGACCGCGAATTGAACATCGCCAGGGCCGACACCGGCGGCGCCGAGGACGGCGACCTCGTCAGCGTCGACATCGTTCGCTCGCGCGGCTTTGGCCTTGCCTCGGGACGCGTGAAGGAGAAGCTCGGCTCGGTCAAGTCCGAGAAGGCGATCAGCCTGATCGCGATCTACGCCCACGACATTCCCCTGCAATTCTCTTCCGCGGCGATACGCGAGGCGGAAGCCGCAGAGCCGGCCAACCTGAAAGGCCGCGAGGACTGGCGCGACGTGCCGCTCGTCACCATCGATCCGCCCGATGCCAAGGATCACGACGACGCGGTGCACGCGCAAGCGGACGACGATCCCAACAACAAGGGCGGCTTCATCGTCAACGTCGCCATTGCCGATGTCAGCTTCTACGTCCGTCCCGGCACAGCGCTCGATCGTGACGCGCTCGATCGCGGCAACTCGGTCTATTTCCCCGACCGCGTCGTGCCGATGCTGCCCGAGCGGATCTCGAACAACCTTTGCTCGCTGGTGCCGGGCGAGCCGCGCGGCGCGCTCGCGGTGCGCATGGTGCTCGGCCCCGACGGCCGCAAGCGCTCGCACAGCTTTCATCGCATCCTGATGCGCTCGGCGGCCAAGCTCGCTTACGCGCAGGCGCAGGCCGCCATCGACGGAAGACCTGACGACACCACCGGCCCGCTACTCGATCCGATCCTGAGGCCGCTCTATGCCGCCTATGCCTGCGCCAAGCGTGCGCGTGACGAGCGCGATCCGCTCAATCTCGACCTGCCCGAGCGCAAGATCCTCTTGAAGAGCGACGGTACGGTCGATCGCGTCGTGGTCCCCGAGCGTCTCGACGCGCACAAGCTGATCGAGGAGTTCATGATCCTCGCCAACGTCGCCGCGGCCGAGATGCTGGAGAAGAAGTCGCTCCCGCTGATCTACCGCGTGCACGACGAGCCGACGCTAGAGAAGGTCCACGCGCTCAGCGAATTCCTGGAGACGCTCGACGTCCCCTTCACGAAATCCGGCGCGCTGCGCCCGACCCTGTTCAACCGCGTGCTGGCCCAGCTCGAAGGCCACGATTATTACCCGCTGGTCAGCGAGGTGGTGCTCCGCGCCCAGGCGCAGGCCGAATATTCGTCAGAGAACTACGGCCATTTCGGCCTGAACCTGCGCCGCTACGCCCATTTCACCTCGCCGATCCGCCGCTATGCCGACCTCGTCGTGCACCGCGCGCTGGTCCGTGCGCTCGGCCTCGGCGAAGGCGCCCTGCCCGACAGCGAGACGCCGGAGAGCCTTGGCGAGGTCGCCGCGCATATTTCGCTGACCGAACGGCGCGCGATGAAGGCCGAGCGCGAGACCGTCGATCGCCTGATCGCCCATCACCTCGCCGACCGCATCGGCGCGAGCTTCCAGGGCCGCGTCTCCGGCGTCACCCGCGCCGGCCTGTTCGTCAAACTGAGCGAGACCGGCGCCGACGGCTTGATCCCGATCCGATCCCTCGGCACGGAATATTTCAACTATGACGAGAGCCGCCATGCGCTGATCGGCACCCGCAGCGGCACCATGTATCAGCTCGGCGACGTCGTCGACGTCCGCCTGATCGAGGCCGCGCCGATCGCGGGCGCGCTGCGCTTCGAGCTGCTGTCATCCTCCAGCGAGACCGCGCCGCGCGACCGCAGGCGGCCCGGCCCGCAACGCCGCCCCTCGTTCAAGGCCCATCCGGGACGCAGCCCGGATAAAAAACGCAAGCCGGCGAAGCCGAAGTCCGGCAAGGGGAAGAAGGCCAAAGGAAACAACAAGGGAAAGACCAAGGGCAAGGGTCAGAAGGGCAAAGCTTGGTGACGATGAGCACGACCTCCAAGATCTGGACGCGCGAGACGGGTCTCGTCGAGAAGCGCGATGTGTGGACGGCGATGAAGCGCGGCTTTCGCGGCCGCTGCCCGCGCTGCGGCGAGGGAAAGCTGTTCCGCGCTTTCCTGAAGACGGCAGATCATTGCGCCAAATGCGAGCTCGATTTCACCCCGCATCGTGCCGACGATCTGCCGGCCTATCTCGTCATCGTCATCGTCGGTCACATCGTGGTGCCGGCCGTGCTCTGGATCGAGACCAATTACACGACCCCGGTCTGGATCAGCTTCGCGGCCTATCTGCCCTTCACCTTCGTCGCATCGCTCGCGCTGCTGCAGCCGGTGAAGGGAGCTGTGGTCGGCTTGCAATGGGCTCTGCGCATGCACGGGTTTGACGACACCCCTCCGGATGGTATTCCGCCGGTCTAGGCAAAATAAGCAAGAACAGGTCTGGGTGAGGACATGACGGATATTGCGCAGGTCGCGGAGAAGGCAAAGGTCCACGAGGAGAAGGAAGCCGATCATCATCCCTACTTCCGCCCGAAGGATGCGGCGACGCTGATCCTCGTCGATCGCAGCGGCGCCATTCCGAAAGTCCTGGTCGGCAAGCGCCACGACAAGGTGGTGTTCATGCCCGGGAAATTCGTCTTCCCCGGCGGACGCGTCGACAAGGCCGACTATCGCGTGCCCTGCGCGGCGCCGATCACCGCCGAGCTGGAAGCCAATCTCGCCAAGGGCAGCCCGAAGACGCCCGCCTCGCGCGCGAAGTCGCTGGCCATTGCCGCGATCCGCGAGGCCTGCGAAGAGACCGGCCTTTGTCTCGGCCGCAAGACCGAGGGCAAGGTGACAAAACTCGACGGGCCCTGGCAGCCGTTCGCCGATGCCGGCCTGCTGCCCGACCCGTCCAGCCTGTTCCTGATCGCTCGCGCGATCACCCCACCCGGCCGCGTCAAGCGGTTCGACACGCGCTTCTTCACCGCCGATGCCTCCGCGATCACCCACCGCGTCGAGGGCGTGATCCATGCCGATGCCGAATTGGTCGAATTGGTCTGGGTCGAGCTCGGCTCGAAGCCGCTCGCCGATCTGCATCCGATGACGCGCAACGTGCTCAACGAGCTCGACACCCGCCTTGCCACCGGTCCGCTCCGCCACGATGCGCCAGTGCCATTCTTCCATTTCTACGGCGGCAAGATGCAAAAGGATATCTTGAGCTAGGCTAAGATTGCGGGACGGTTCTCTCCTCCGTCATTCCGGGGCGCGCGCAGCGCGAACCCGGAATCCATGTATCCACGATCTCTGCGGCCCGATAGATTCCGGGTTCGCGCCAAAAGGCGCGCCCCGGAATGACGTGCTGAGAGAGCAGCAAAAAACAAAAAATTCTTCCCGCCTCCGCCAATGGCGGAGTTCCCACGCGTGCCTATGTCTTTCCGAACGACAATGAAGAAGGACACCGGGCGATGGCACAACGGCAACTCAAGCTTGGCGCGTTCATGCGCCCGATCAGCATCCACACCGGCGCCTGGCGCTATCCCGGGGCCTGGCCCGACGCCAATTTCAACTTCGGCCACATCAAGACGCTGATCAAGAAGCTCGAAGCCGGCAAGTTCGATGCCTTCTTCATGGCCGATCATTTGGCCGTGCTGAACATGCCGATCAACGCGCTCAAGCGCAGCCACACCGTGACCTCGTTCGAGCCGTTCACCCTCCTGTCGGCGCTCTCGGCGGTCACCGAGCGCATCGGTCTGATCGCGACGGGCTCAACCACCTTCGACGAGCCCTATCACGTCGCCCGGCGCTTCGCCTCGCTCGACCATCTCAGCGGCGGCCGCGCCGGCTGGAACATCGTCACCACCTCGAACCCGGACGCAGCGCTGAATTTCGGCCTCGACGATCACATGGAGCACGCCGAGCGCTACAAGCGCGCCCGCGAATTCTACGACGTCGTCACGGGCCTGTGGGATTCCTTCGCCGACGATGCCTTCGTGCGCGATGTCGAGAGCGGCCTGTTCTTCGATCCCACCAAGATGCACACGCTCGACCACAACGGCAAATATCTGAAGGTGCGCGGTCCCCTCAACATCGCCCGCCCCGTGCAGGGCTGGCCGGTCATCGTGCAGGCCGGCGCCTCCGAGGACGGCAAGCAGCTTGCGGCCGAGACCGCGGAAGCCGTGTTCACCGGCGGCGGCAGCCTCGCCGACGGGCAGAAGCTCTATGCCGACATCAAGGGACGCATGGAGAAGATCGGCCGCGACCCCGAGCACCTCAAGATTCTGCCCGGCGCCTTCGTCGTGGTCGGCGACAGCGTGGATGAAGCCGAGGAGAAGCGCGCCCTGCTCGACAGCCGCGTGCATTACGACAGCGCCATCGCCTCGCTCTCCATCATCCTCGGCACCGACGCCTCCGGCTTCGACCCCGACGGGCAGTTGCCGGAGATCCCGGAGACCAATGCCAGCAAGAGCGGCCGCCAGCGCATGGTCGACCTCGCCAAACGTGACAAGCTCACGGTGCGCCAGCTCGCCCAGCGCGTCGGCGGCTATGGCGGGCTATCCTTCGTCGGCACCGCCAAGACCATCGCCGACCAGATGGAGGAATGGCTGGTCGGGCGCGGCTCCGACGGCTTCAACATCATGTTCCCGTTCCTGCCCGCCGGCCTCGACGACTTCGTCGACAAGGTCGTCCCTGAGCTGCAGAAGCGCGGGATTTTCCGCAGAGAGTATGAAGGGTCCACTTTGAGGGAGAATCTGGGCCTGCCGCGCCCGAAAAACCGCTTCTTCGAGGCGCAATAGGCCCGATTTGAGTGGTTTTCGGGGCCTACAGCCCCTACGGGCCTGTAGGTTGTTGTTTTTGACGCGTTTTCTTCAGGCGAACCGGTGCCCACTTCGCTCGAAAACGCTTCGAAACCTTGACATCAGGCGGTTTCTGGCTAGGTTGCCGGCCAACGCGGGCCGTTTGGCCGGCTCCAGATTCCCCAATTCTCTGAGGTTCAGAACATGGCCAAAGCGGTCACCATCAAGGTCAAGCTCGT encodes the following:
- a CDS encoding DUF983 domain-containing protein, translated to MSTTSKIWTRETGLVEKRDVWTAMKRGFRGRCPRCGEGKLFRAFLKTADHCAKCELDFTPHRADDLPAYLVIVIVGHIVVPAVLWIETNYTTPVWISFAAYLPFTFVASLALLQPVKGAVVGLQWALRMHGFDDTPPDGIPPV
- the rnr gene encoding ribonuclease R, with amino-acid sequence MKPKKDRGFPERSAIVAFIKANPGKVGTREIAREFGLKNADRVELKRMLRELADDGVIKKKRHKVSEPDVLPPTLLADITGRDTDGELIASPAEWDEVESGEPPKILIEMPRRPRPGTAAGVGDRALLRVERSDDDEGPAYRGRIIKVIDKAKSRILGVFRSLPEGGGRLIPVDKKFADRELNIARADTGGAEDGDLVSVDIVRSRGFGLASGRVKEKLGSVKSEKAISLIAIYAHDIPLQFSSAAIREAEAAEPANLKGREDWRDVPLVTIDPPDAKDHDDAVHAQADDDPNNKGGFIVNVAIADVSFYVRPGTALDRDALDRGNSVYFPDRVVPMLPERISNNLCSLVPGEPRGALAVRMVLGPDGRKRSHSFHRILMRSAAKLAYAQAQAAIDGRPDDTTGPLLDPILRPLYAAYACAKRARDERDPLNLDLPERKILLKSDGTVDRVVVPERLDAHKLIEEFMILANVAAAEMLEKKSLPLIYRVHDEPTLEKVHALSEFLETLDVPFTKSGALRPTLFNRVLAQLEGHDYYPLVSEVVLRAQAQAEYSSENYGHFGLNLRRYAHFTSPIRRYADLVVHRALVRALGLGEGALPDSETPESLGEVAAHISLTERRAMKAERETVDRLIAHHLADRIGASFQGRVSGVTRAGLFVKLSETGADGLIPIRSLGTEYFNYDESRHALIGTRSGTMYQLGDVVDVRLIEAAPIAGALRFELLSSSSETAPRDRRRPGPQRRPSFKAHPGRSPDKKRKPAKPKSGKGKKAKGNNKGKTKGKGQKGKAW
- a CDS encoding LLM class flavin-dependent oxidoreductase, coding for MAQRQLKLGAFMRPISIHTGAWRYPGAWPDANFNFGHIKTLIKKLEAGKFDAFFMADHLAVLNMPINALKRSHTVTSFEPFTLLSALSAVTERIGLIATGSTTFDEPYHVARRFASLDHLSGGRAGWNIVTTSNPDAALNFGLDDHMEHAERYKRAREFYDVVTGLWDSFADDAFVRDVESGLFFDPTKMHTLDHNGKYLKVRGPLNIARPVQGWPVIVQAGASEDGKQLAAETAEAVFTGGGSLADGQKLYADIKGRMEKIGRDPEHLKILPGAFVVVGDSVDEAEEKRALLDSRVHYDSAIASLSIILGTDASGFDPDGQLPEIPETNASKSGRQRMVDLAKRDKLTVRQLAQRVGGYGGLSFVGTAKTIADQMEEWLVGRGSDGFNIMFPFLPAGLDDFVDKVVPELQKRGIFRREYEGSTLRENLGLPRPKNRFFEAQ
- a CDS encoding NUDIX hydrolase, whose translation is MTDIAQVAEKAKVHEEKEADHHPYFRPKDAATLILVDRSGAIPKVLVGKRHDKVVFMPGKFVFPGGRVDKADYRVPCAAPITAELEANLAKGSPKTPASRAKSLAIAAIREACEETGLCLGRKTEGKVTKLDGPWQPFADAGLLPDPSSLFLIARAITPPGRVKRFDTRFFTADASAITHRVEGVIHADAELVELVWVELGSKPLADLHPMTRNVLNELDTRLATGPLRHDAPVPFFHFYGGKMQKDILS